The DNA sequence ACGGACGGGATGGAAAGAGAGACCGAAGAGGGAAAGGCAGAGAATCAGACAGTAGGGATTGACAGGGATAGGTTGACGGTTTgagggacagacagaaataggaacacagccacagccacacgGTCAGACCCCCACGGTCAGAACCCCCCATGGTCACAGCCCCATGGTCAGACCCCCACGGTCAGACCCCCACGGTCAGACCCCCACCTTGGGTTTGAACTGCCGAGCAAAGAGCAGGTATCTGCGGATCTCGTCCAGCGAGTAGAGCCGGTCCACGGAGTCCTCCACGCGGGAGTGCAGGTCCACGATGCGCCTGGCGATGGCGTAGTCCGTCACCTAGGCAACACGCATTGGTTTATCGCCACGGCCGAGCATCCATTATTACCAATGTTTTCTGCTTGTCACAAAACGCTTTTGCATGTTTAATCCGAGCAACATTTCCCAAGGTTTTTGAGTTTTTGACGTATCCCCGATATTTTCGCAGTTCAAGAAAGGCGAAGAAGATACGAAAATCTTAGGATCTGACGTTGAGGTCATCTCAGCTTGAAATGAAATATGTAAATTACCGATAAATGATCCATTGTAGTATTTTGCACTGAAGACACTTGCAGGATtaacactatcacacacacatactatattcacacacacacaacccccccccagcgcccGCCCACCTCGTTGCAGTCGTCCACCAGGATGAAGAAGAGGTCGAAGCGGCTCATGATGGGGGCGCTCATGTTGACGTTCTGCTTCAGGCTCTTGCTGCGGTCGTAGCGCCCCCCCACCGGGTTGGCCGCCGCCAAGATGGACGTCCTGGCGTTCAGGGTggcctggagagaggggggaggagctctTTGTTAGTCTTTGACAATGGAAAGGAACAGGTGatatccctctgtgtgtgtgtgtgcgtgtatgtgaggtgtgtgtgtgtaccttgactCCAGCCTTGGTTATGCTGATGGTCTGCTGCTCCATGGCTTCATGGATGGCCACCTGATCTCTCGTCTCCATCTTGTCAAACTCATCGATGCAACACACACCCTGGATAaaaaatcagacacacacacacgcacacacacacacacacacacacacacacacagttactaCCATTACTACGTTTTTAGTCACAGAAACAAAGAAATACACTGACCACCTGTTTAACTACGATTTAACTACTTCAAACTATTACCATTGATTTAACATAGCATGTCGTGTCATTAAGAGAATACACTATCCAGACTAGGGCTGTCACGGTTGAGGAATTTTCACCGCGGTGAAGACAGGGGGCGCAATATCGCGGTATGCGAtaatattgcaaaaaaaaaatccccgcaAAGCACGGCCTCTTGGGGCTTAttgcttaatttaaaaaagttattaaaggttattaaaaaaaagacgaGGCAATTTTATAACACTTCTTATTTATTGAATGCAGATCAAAGGGCGGTAACGGCACAGATGCAAGTTGTTTCTCCTGATTGAACTTAAAAACTAAATTCAGGAGAAGGCTGAACGtttaaatgcataaaataaaataaataataaataaagtaaaaaattaaGTAGCCTATACAAAATAAAGAAACCAGGCACtacaatttcacacacacacacacacacacacacacacacacacacacacacacacacacacacacacacacacacacacacacacacacacacacacacacacacacacacacacacacacacacacacacgcgatgaTTTATAACTCGGTCATGTCCTTGTTACGAGCAAGGAAAACCAGCATGTTAACCTTATGCGGTTTGAGACAGGATCTGAGAGGGGTGACAACATTTCCAGCGACACTGAAAACCCTCTCGGATGGTGTGCTTGTTGCGCAAATACACATGTACTTGCGTGCCACTTTGGAGAGCAAGGGAAATCTCTCCTGGTTGTTGCACCACCATGCCAGGGGGTTGTCATTAGAGTCGATGGGTTCCTCCTGCAGGTAGCGAGTGAGCTCCAGGTCGGCTCTGGCTCTCTTCGGGACGGTTGCAGACGTGCTTGTCCGTGACTTCAGCAGGTCTCCGAGCGTTCTTTTTTTGGTGGGTGGTGGCACCGCTGTCTGCACCAAGGACTCTGGCTGGTCAGCAGCTGACGCACTGGcaccgctctctctgtcttccgtGTCCAACATTTCATTGATCAGCGCGCActttgtctcctcctccgcatACTCATCAAAATTGTTGCCCCGATATCTTGGGTCCAGCAAGCAGGACTTTGCCAAAGTTGCTTGTAGAGCAGCTGGTCTGTACTTCTCCTCGAGAACACTGCACATCTTCCGCTTGATGTCTGAGGTCAGAGTGGTGTCCTCGTCTGATGGTTTTAAGACATCTTCCGTGAGGAGTTTCAGGACAGGTTTAATTGATGAGACCGTGACGTAGTTCTCGCCAGACAGCAGATCCGTAAAATCAGCCGCTGGCTTTAACGCCGCGTTCACCGACTCCAAAATGGCAATGTCCTGCCAGCTGGGGATGAGATGCTGATGCCGCCGATCATCCAAAACTCATTTTATGGCGGGGATTTGCTCCAAGACTCGGTCCACCATTTTTTGTTTGGAGCCCCATCTTGTTGGACAGTCCTGCATGGACGGATTAATATAATTTTTGAACTGAAATAACACCagcttattattatttctaaATAAAAGTCAACATTTACCATTATATTTCGTTTCagtgtatttttttctaaacgaaaaatattttttcagcaTCTCAAAAAGCAAATAATCACAGCAAGACGGGAAAATAGCCTGTCGGCTGCAAGTGCGTCAACTAGGTGTTTATTTTGACAAATCATAATATGGAGGCTCAATGATAGGCCAATTGTGTTATTAAGTGGACTTACAGTGGattacaattaaaaataacTTCTGAAAGCCTTACCATTATGAGTACGTGCTGCGGGGTTTGAAGCTCCGCTTGCGCTTTCGCCAGATCCCTCCTCTTCAGCCAGCTCTGGGAGAACGCACCCACTAAGGTATGGCACTGGCCCATTGCTCGCGATGTGCGATCTTTAACGCTTGCCATTGCGTTTGTCACTGCCAAGTGTAGATTGTGTCCGAAGCAGTTCAGCCACGTCCAGCCCAATTGTTTCACTGCTGCCACGATGTTTGCCCCGTTATCTGTCGTTACGCACGCCAGCTTCTTCTCATCCAGGGACCACTCATCAAATGCGCTGCGTAGAGCCTCTGCGATGTTGTCAGATGTGTGATTCAGGGGCATAAACACTGTTTCGAGGCAGCGTGATTTTAGAGTCCAGTCTGTGGTCAGGTAATGAACAGTAAGACTCATGTAAGGAGTCATGTTCACACTTGACCACATGTCAGTGGTGGCAGAGAAAAAGTCCACACTTCTGAGCTCACTCTGAACTGATGCTCTTACTGAATTGTACATTTTAGGCACAGCAGTTTCTGAGAAGTAGGTTTTTCCTGGCAACTCATATTGCTTATCAAATTTCTCGAGCAGTGACTTGAAAGAAGGTTTCTGTACAGTGGAAAACGGCACCATCTCCTCAACTAGATACCTTGTAACAGCGCCTGTTAGGCGTTTAtgtctgtcactgtctctgcTGTATTTGCCGACTCGAGAAAAGGCTTCGGCGACTCCAAGCTGTCGGCTAGCACCGACATGAGCTGCTCCGCTACCCTGTGTGGCAATCCGCGCCGCAATAGATGGATGGTAGCTTGATAGGTGAGCCCTTAAATTTGTTGTATTTCCACGTTTAACTTGAACCGATTTGCGGCAGATTTTACAGATGGCCACATCTAAATTGGCTGGTTCCCCCTTTTCATTTGGCTGAAAGCCGAAATGCTCCCAAAGGGACGAGgtacaatttttttttgataCGAGTGCTGccattctttcattcattcacttttttttaGACGTTTGCTTTGGCGGGAGCAGGTTACTACTAACTAAATgaagtaaggaataatcacagagaggccgggcaatcgtctcgggcggtaaccttccgcgagccgggcatatcaaactgtttattgccctgccttgaggtgattattccgtttattcgcgccggccaacataataaaacaattcatatactttaataattagcctttttcttattcgtattgcatgcttattaaatgtatgctctgtttaagttcatctccctcgaaaagtagttccctttagaactacggtgaataacgttagctcaactGTAGGTAacgcgtttctatagcaaccaacCACACAAGgttgtgctcagtcagcagcaagtagaaccgacaagtcagcgggcaatatgccggattaatgcacccctcccagccaatcagaatcgagcattcttaaatgaagtagagtAATGAACGTTAATGAATGGGTATCATGGCAACGCACGTTTCATTCTAGAATTCCACGGTCAGTTTCATGAACGCGCAACCCGCACCAGGTCATATGCGGTGATCGCGGTGGCCCATTATCTACCGCGGTGTGCTCTAAATATCGCGATATTTCATTTTTGCGATTATTGCGACAGCCCTAATCCAGACACTAGCAGACTAATGATGACCCACAACCTGTGGTACTCACGTTGTCGGCGAGCATGAGAGCCCCAGCCTCGATGACGAACTCGTGGGACTCCTCGTCGCGGACGACGGCGGCCGTGAGACCGGCGGCCGTGCTGGCCTTACCACTGGTGTACACCGCCCGGGGGCTGAACTCCTCCacgtgcctgcacacacacacacgcacacgcacacgcacgcacacacacacgcacacgcacacgcacgcacacacacacacgcatgtacgcacgcacgcacgcacacacacacgcacacgcacacacgcacgcacgcacacacacacagatacaaacaaacacacacgcacacatacacacacacacacacgcacacatacacacacacacacatacacatgcagatacaatcacacacaaacacacatagacaaacatacacaaaaacacacacatacacataaaaacacacacacacacacgcgcgcacagtTTAGATTCGATTCGATGAGCCACATAGTCTCTCTTGGGAGGAATATGTCTGGGCATTCGAGAGAAGGCAGACGCACGATGATCCACACGATGTATCCATATACAATCAAACTACCGTCAAATTCTTACATATTCTGATTGTGCATAAAGTTATTGGTGTTATAATCATTCATCTCACTAGATTTACGTTACATTTAGCCACTTAGACGCTTTGTTCCAAAGCATACGACTACAATCAAAAGGGAAAACGGATATTGGGGCAGGTACAACAACGACCACAGACGCGTGgtcagtgagtgtgagtgtgattgtgcaGGAGAATGCGTTAGTGTGACGCACTTGAGGAACTGGCTCTTGGCCGTGCTGGGGTCTCCCACGATGCACACGTTGATGTCTCCTCTCAGCGAGGTGCCCTCCATGGTCGTCTTGCCAACGCCTCCAAACAGCATGAGCAGCACGCCGCGCTTCACCTCGTCGTTGCCTGCGGTGACGCACACCAAACAACGACAACAAAGATTCACCgtcggaaaaaaaaaaatcggaaataAATCAACCAATCCAATTTAAGTTAGGGGCCATGCCCCTGCTGCTCGGCGATTGGTGGATTCTGTGCCAACATCGGCTCCTCGGGGCGACCAAAGGGCTCACCATGGATGGTGGGGAAGAGGCTGGTGCAGAGGTTGTGGTAGAGGTTCTTGTCCTGGCTCATCTCAAACACCTTCTCCCACTCCTTCACCGACATCTGGCTCTTGATGCTCTCTGCGGTCTGCTCCTCCTCGCGGAGCTCCTTCCCGCCAAACTACAGGCCGGAATAAAGATCATATATTAACTACGGTAAAGTACAACACTGTAAGATAAGTAAACTAAAGGCCGGaataaagattaaaaaataaagatcataTAATAACTACGGTAAAGAACACCACTGTAAGATAAGTAAACTACAGGCCggaataaagataaaaaaataaagatcataTATTAACTACGGTAAAGAACAACACTGTAAGATAAGTAAACTACAGGCCGGaataaagattaaaaaataaagatcataTATTAACTACGGTAAAGAACACCACTGTAAGATAAGTAAACTACGGCCGAgaataaataacacaaatatattaactatagaaaaataaaacattgttatATAAATAAACTACGGGTGAGAATAAAGACACTCGAATATTAACCACAGTACAAAAGTGTACAGttgaataaccctaaccctagagtACAGAACATGCGGTACTGTACTATAACAGTGAGTGTTACCCGTGGGTTGGTGGGGGCTACATAGCAGGCCAGGAACGCCAGTCTGTAGGACAGCTCTCGCACCCCCAGAGCCTTGAGGCCCCTCATGCCCTCCGTCTCATAGCCCTGGCCCCCGCCCACGCGGGAACTGGTCTCCGTACGTAGGcctgtccaaacacacacacacacacacgcacgcacgcccgcacacacacacacacacacacaaacacgcacacaagcacccaaacacacacacacacacacacacacacgttattaaGACACAGGTATCAGTTACAAACCCGTCGTGTTCAGATCAACACGGATGAATGCGTTCTCTCCCCAATACATCCTCACGTGATATTTTTTAACAGTATAACATTGTTCATAACGTTATGACCAACGATCCCCTTTATTACACGATGATGCAGATTCTGAGGTGGCTCttggtgggtggatgggtgggtgcaaggtggggggatggagggatagCCGGGGGGCAGACTGGAAGGTGGGCCGATGGATGGGGGAGCGTATggtagggggcaggggggtgctGCGTACCGGGGGTGCTGAGCTGGGACACGTCGGGCACCACGATGAGGGTGCCGGTGAAGTCGCAGCGGTCGCCGGCCTGCGCCGTCTCCACCGCCTCCGCCCTCAGGATCACCTCCATGGAGCGGGGGATGGAGCCGCGGGGAAGCTCCGCCTGGGTCTCCTGGAtacgcacctgcacacacacacacacacacacacacacacacacacacacacacacacacacacacacacacacacacacacacacacacacacacacacacacacacacacacacacacacacacacacacacacacaaccacacaccttCAGCAACCCTAATATGACCACCTATTCTCACctcatgtaatgtaatgtacatttatttaaacaggAACAATGTACAAAGAAACGTTAACCTTGTTTAGACCAAGGACTTATGCATTGCAACAGGTTTTAGCCACATTCTATTTCCCACCTGTAGTCTCTAGtaaattatatttattcatacaGACGTAACACCACAAACAAGCGAacaacataaccacacacacacacacacacatctggggaCCTTACCTTCTGGAAGTCGATGAACTTGGACTTGTGCGTGTCCAGGTGGAAGCGGGCGCGGTTGTTGCACACGGGGTTCCGGCAGATGGTGGGCAGGGCGTATTTGAACTGCTGTGGGACGTCCTTGATCAAGCCCTGGCAGTCCAGGCACAGAAAGGTGCCGCTCACCTGCAGAGAGGGCCAGGGGGGGTGGTCAGTCTACTGCTACGGGCCCAGACAACGCTGTCAGTCTACTGCTACGGGCCCAGACAACGCTGTCAGTCTACTGCTACGGGCCCAGACAACGTGGTCAGTCTACTGCTACGGGCCCAGACAACGTGGTCAGTCTACTGCTACGGGCCCAGACAATGTGGTCAGTCTACTGCTACGGGCCCAGACAACGCTGTCAGTCTACTGCTACGGGCTCAGACAACGCTGTCAGTCTACTGCTACGGGCCCAGACAACGTGGTCAGTCTACTGCTACGGGCCCAGACAACGTGGTCAGTCTACTGCTACGGGCCCAGACAACGTGGTCAGTCTACTGCTACGGGCCCAGACAATGTGGTCAGTCTACTGCTACGGGCCCAGACAATGTGGTCAGTCTACTGCTACGGGCCCAGACAACGTGGTCAGTCTACTGCTACGGGCCCAGACAACGTGGTCAGTCTACTGCTACGGGCCCAGACAACGTcattatgtgtgcgtatgtgcaacCTTTTTCAGTTGTTATTTCAGAACAACTAGTTTGTTGTTCTCTGGAAATGTTCTAAGTGCGACAAGGGCGCTTTTCAGGCGCGTGTgcgtacatatttataattttcatTTCTACAAATCTGCGTGCACTTTTTGTAAATCCtcagcatgtttgtgtgtgtgtgcaggcccaCCGCCGCCTATACGCAGAGTACacagagtgcgtagggcaccaagtacctgagggggcaccaaaaatgaaggtttgtaaaaaaaataaaaagaaatacatcattgaattaaaaaaatatttaaattagttatgacgaggcccaccgttgtttgctcttaattgtataacctatcactcaatttcgacaaattagatgtttttacctaatatataaaaaggggatcccccccccgctcgctTAGGCGgccctgtgagtgtgtgtgtgtgtgtgtgtgtgtgtgtgtgtgtgcggttgtacatgtgtgtgtgtgtgtgtgtgtgcgtgcccaccAGCTCGGGATGCACGGGGTGGGTGCGCACCACCTGACCACTGATCTTCACCAGCGTGCCGATGCGCATGGAGGACAGCTCCCGTATCCTGGGAAACACACACGATAcattaagaacacacacaagctaacgGGGGGATAACGGAGAGCTCATTATGAATCAAACTGCCTTTTGTACATTTTTAACGCGAAAGTTAAACTGTTACAACGGTATCACAGGCTCAGTGTTTGTAATTAATTGCAGATTTGGCCCCGGAGAGTATGTGGGATTATGCTCACTTGTGTCTGGTGGGCAGGTCTTGGATGGCCACGTAGAACTCTTTGCAGAGCGGCACTTCTCCGTGATCTCTAGCAAAGTTACGCACGGCGCAACACAGGAATGGATACACTCTGCAGACAGAAAACAACATCAGTTACAACCTATAGAACAGTCTACTGGTGGCGGATTACCCTTTCCTTACCAACTGCTAACCAGTGTTGTTGTTTTACATTTGCAAAAAGATTATACTCATAATAACAATTGGTGGGTTTACACTGGACTGTCTCAGAGTAATGTTACATTTTGTAACAAGTTATATGATATACTACTACTGATGCTAGTAATACCTTGGTTGTTTTTGATTGTAACAGTTGaattattgatataataatgttAATAGAATAATGCAATAGTCACTCTGTGCAAATGAATTCCTCTCCTGTCAATATAAagtgtatatttttttaattcgtAAAACTGCCCTGTACGTCTACTGTGGCACCAAACTTTTCCATCTGAGATTCTAATCAAGCCCTGGTATATAAGAAACGTCGGCCGTGTTGTTGGTAACTACTACGGTATAACCACCTGTAGTACTCCTCCTGGATGGTGGTGGCCAGTTCCTGGTTGAAGCCCTCCAGATCAGCGAAGCTCACCAGAAGAGTATTCCTCTCAGGCCGGATcaactcctccgcctccctcacATACTTCACCTCCCCGTCTGCCGTCTGGAACCTACACACCAGAAACCAGAACAGCATTTAATACGGAATAACTACAAAGTTATAATAATGACGACCAAAAAGACGACCGATTGTTTGAAAAAGAAGAGGCGAATGGTTTATAGTAGTTCAATTAACTTATACAGCGCAGTTTTTTGGGCCACGATGCCTTTGTTGGAAACAATAATAGGTTCTGAAAATACTCACTCTTCCAAGAAAGCTTGAAATAACTTCTGGCATTTTTCTGCCAACTCGTCTTTCACGATATCTCCGGTGTTAACTACGGCGGGCGGTGCGACATCCATGGTGAAATAGTCCTAAAATCTAAATAAAAAGTTAAAGAAATGCAAGTAATGTGCAAGGATTTCCTCTAGGCATCCACAGCACCAAAAGGAAGAGGATCTTCTACGGTTTCGCGCGAAAACTTGGACCACGTGATCATCAGCGCGCCACTGTCAACCAATTGCTTTCGTCTGGTTCTGACGAGGTCTAATATAATCTGGATTGTGACCAATCCTGTCAAAGCAACAAGTGCACATCCCCTCTTCTACCCGCGAAACAAAAGCCGCATGGACTAAatcagagccatagagagagaagtGTTATCTCTCACTATGGACTAAGTATATGCGCATGCAGTGAAATAGTTAAATACAGTAGTTAAATTATTCTGAAAGTTGGTGGCTTGAAAGAGGATCTTTCTATTTCGTAATGAAAGAGACTGGCCACTAGAGGTCACCATTATGTTAGCTTTTTACAATACTCCCTCTCAACCATGCTCTCAACTTCTTAATGCGAGACAAAGGGGCCTAAACCAATACTTCAATGTCACAAACAGCCACCCGGACTGCAGCAGGGGGTCTGCAAAGGTGAAGGCTAGACTCTTAATACAGTGGTGATATGGTAATAGAGATCGAAAACCATAGATACACTTATATAGGTCGTTTTCATAATACATGTTGCTTTTCCTACTGTTATGTGTTCTTCGAACCTAAGGGTGGCGGTGTTTGCTACTACTGATTACAATTACTTTTGCAATGCATACAGAAAACACCAACCCCACATAATATTATCCATTGTATAAAAATGGTATTTAAACACAGTTTTCCCATCATATTGTGGATAATGCCCACTTTTTATCCATTTattctatgtttgtttgtgtttttaataaatattttaaatgattgtaaaacaataaatatatacatagcCTGTATATGTGCTAATACAGGAAATTATTATTAGATTGCAGCAAAGCCGGGGCCACTCTTCACTGaagcagggtggtggtgttactgTAAAGCCGGTTCAATGAACGTTTTGCAGAGGCTGGTACATGGCGAGGGGCTCCAGGTTGCCATGCAGGAAATCTCTCCtcgtgtgtggtgatggctggcttaaaggtgacacattataccaccaggtgtgagggtgaatagccattacaagccgtttatgTTAAGAATAGCCATTACGTTTATGAATAGCCATTACGCCTGTGATGTTAAGGCTGGTTTATTTTAAGTTCTGCAGAGGATGATGAATGAGCTGGTGATCGATGTTGCCATGCAGCAGATCTCTCCTTGTGTGGGGGTGGCTGGttcaacctgtgcacactgattgctCATTGTACAACAGGTGcgagcctcacccagccccagagtccaatcagtctgactctgaATCATCCCCACATACTCCCACATTGTTACAATACAGTGTGCGGTTCGTCTTCAAAGTGGTTCCGGAAGAACCCCATCCAGACTGTATGTGTTTGAATAGAGTGTAGTGCAATCGCTCCAAAATGGCTCCCTATGGAGCCTGTATACGTTTCAATACACTGTGTGATCCAGCTCCACAATGGCGGCACGGGGAGCTCAGTGGACGCTGTACACACAGTGTTTTAATAGGGTGGCGTGTCAATAAACGAGACATGAGGGATTCCATCGCTCCTCTTCTCCAGCCGGGAGCAATAGGGATGGCCCTGACTAGCTATTGGTTTCACCTATCACACCGCATAAAGAGACCAGGAAGTGAACAGGAAGTAGTTGCGGGCTATTTGGATCCAGCCCATGCATCTCTTTCCAGCGGCGTTTTCCCAGGATTGTTTCGCGGGCAGGAAGCGCAGCCTCTCT is a window from the Gadus chalcogrammus isolate NIFS_2021 chromosome 8, NIFS_Gcha_1.0, whole genome shotgun sequence genome containing:
- the LOC130387000 gene encoding E3 SUMO-protein ligase ZBED1-like encodes the protein MNERMAALVSKKNCTSSLWEHFGFQPNEKGEPANLDVAICKICRKSVQVKRGNTTNLRAHLSSYHPSIAARIATQGSGAAHVGASRQLGVAEAFSRVGKYSRDSDRHKRLTGAVTRYLVEEMVPFSTVQKPSFKSLLEKFDKQYELPGKTYFSETAVPKMYNSVRASVQSELRSVDFFSATTDMWSSVNMTPYMSLTVHYLTTDWTLKSRCLETVFMPLNHTSDNIAEALRSAFDEWSLDEKKLACVTTDNGANIVAAVKQLGWTWLNCFGHNLHLAVTNAMASVKDRTSRAMGQCHTLVGAFSQSWLKRRDLAKAQAELQTPQHVLIMDCPTRWGSKQKMVDRVLEQIPAIK
- the mcm6 gene encoding DNA replication licensing factor MCM6 — encoded protein: MDVAPPAVVNTGDIVKDELAEKCQKLFQAFLEEFQTADGEVKYVREAEELIRPERNTLLVSFADLEGFNQELATTIQEEYYRVYPFLCCAVRNFARDHGEVPLCKEFYVAIQDLPTRHKIRELSSMRIGTLVKISGQVVRTHPVHPELVSGTFLCLDCQGLIKDVPQQFKYALPTICRNPVCNNRARFHLDTHKSKFIDFQKVRIQETQAELPRGSIPRSMEVILRAEAVETAQAGDRCDFTGTLIVVPDVSQLSTPGLRTETSSRVGGGQGYETEGMRGLKALGVRELSYRLAFLACYVAPTNPRFGGKELREEEQTAESIKSQMSVKEWEKVFEMSQDKNLYHNLCTSLFPTIHGNDEVKRGVLLMLFGGVGKTTMEGTSLRGDINVCIVGDPSTAKSQFLKHVEEFSPRAVYTSGKASTAAGLTAAVVRDEESHEFVIEAGALMLADNGVCCIDEFDKMETRDQVAIHEAMEQQTISITKAGVKATLNARTSILAAANPVGGRYDRSKSLKQNVNMSAPIMSRFDLFFILVDDCNEVTDYAIARRIVDLHSRVEDSVDRLYSLDEIRRYLLFARQFKPKISSESEEFIVEQYKHLRQRDSSGGVSKSAWRITVRQLESMIRLSEGMARMHCCDEVQPKHVKEAFRLLNKSIIRVETPDINLEQDEPMEEEEQEQPPQENGHDVPNGVNGTDGTNGHGNGNGVSGPGEPGSQALPALRLSFTEYRRISNLLVLHLRRAEEAEEEEELKKSAVVNWYLSEIESEIDSEEELINRKSLIEKVLNRLVHYDHILIELSQGGLKGAESAGEEQEVILVVNPNYNLDD